The stretch of DNA GCCTACCAGCTCGCTCATCGATCATCGgagagagattttttttttcgaaagatCATCGGAGACAGATTTCTGTGGCTGGAAGCCAGCATGGTCCGGGCAACACCACCATGGTACTACTATAGATCTGAAGAGGAACTAGAAGGGATGGATCCCGTAGAAATAGCCTTGGCCCCGTATGGCGGCAGTCACGCCGGCGGTGATCAGGAACGAGCTAACCGTATCAGTCAAATCTTGCGTCTCCGCCTCCACCAACGCCATGATGGTGATCCCACTACTCCCagcagacgacgacgacgaccatcGCCACCCCCACACCGCCGCAATATATTGCATCCCCGCCTCCACCAACGCCATCCGTGGCCTCAAGGAGGTGCTGCTCACCACCACCATGGACGACGACGGCTGTGCCATCTGCCTCAAGGCTCTGACCGCCGCCAAGGTTGTTCACGAcgacaaggatgatgatgatgatgatgatgcaacagcagaagaagacgacgacgacgacgacgacggcacagctgatgatgagaaggaggaggaggaggaggaggaggatacgGTGACGTGGCTGCAGCCCCTCCGACTCCGGGTCATGCCCTGCTCCCACGTCTTCCACCAGCACTGCATCTTCAAGTGGCTCAACCATAACGCCGTCTGCCCTATATGTCGCCACAAGCTGCCCACcaccgatgatgatgatgatgatgaatgatCCACGGCCGGTGCTGATCCAGAAGAGGAGGTGGACGACCAACCAATCAATGTTGGGCACTGATGATCGAACATGATTGGCACAACTAAGAGCAAGATTTGTCAAATTAATCTGGGTTTCAATTCACACTATGATTGGTTACATAAATTTAAACAAAGCTCAGCTGAGACGCCTGCCTGCCCTCCTCATATCATACACTTGCTCTGAATCTCTTTCTCTTGGCTTTCACCCATTTGTTAATTTGTACCTATttactatatatataagcatgccCCACGATCCAGTCAACAATATAATGcatgcatttttttttaaagattttccgtcacgtcAAATCTTGTGACatgtgtatgaaacattaaatataaataaaaaataactaattgtatagtttgtctgtaatttgcgagacgaatcatttaaatctagttagtacatggttggacaataattgtcaaatacaaacgtaaATGTTatagtagccaaaaccaaaaattttcactAACTAAATAGAGCAATGGTGCACTAACAGGCCGGTTCTGCTCTACATGAATGGCCCATTAGTGAACAAGGATGTATGCATTAACATTATATTCTAATCCACGAAAACTAACTAGCTAGGTTGTGATGTAATTCTTCTTCCCATTTTTTTTTACATATAAAACAACCAaaatttacatatatatacagagAGAAATGAGGTAGCTAGCTATTAGCAGGGGGGAGAATCAGTGGCGAGGAAGGAAAGGGCGACGACGACGTCGGTCATGACGGGACGCAGGGCGTAGTGTTCCTGCAAGCACATGGATGCCACACCCACGGCCTGCTTCAACTCTGACGTTGTAGGCACTCGCATTGCCATCACCAAGCGAGGGTCCACCAACTCATGGAACCTCTTGGGGTCACCAAATATCCGTGCCGCCCATCCCACCAGGCTTTGCTCGCCGTCCGGCCGGCTGGCGTCGATGGCTCGTCGCCCGGTGATGAGCTCCAGCAGTAGAACCCCGAAGCTATACACGTCCGACTTGACGCTCAGCTTTCCTGTCCGCAGGTACTCCGGCGCGCAGTACCCATACGTGCCCATcaccttgctgctgctgctgctgctgcttctgctTGACGACGATGAGTAGTCAGTTCGCGGGGCGGGGAGGAGCTTGGCAAGCCCGAAGTCGGAGAGCTTGGGACTGTAGTCTTGGTCGAGGAGGATGTTGGAGGACTTGAGATCTCTGTAGATGACTGTGTTTTCATGTAGGTACTCTAGGCCCTGCGCCGCGCCGAGCGCGATCTTCATCCTCGTGCGCCATGGCAGAGGCTGCCGCTGGTGGCTGccatcatcggcatcggcaggaagcaACAACAGGTGGTCCTCGAGGGATCCTAATGCCATGTACTCATAGACCAGCAGGCGTTGGTCACCCTCAGCGCAGTAACCAACGAGGCTGACAAGGTTGGGGTGGTGTAGCATGCTGAGCATGAGCACCTCCACCATGAACTCATTGTTGCCCTGGAAGCCATTGCGATCCAGCTGCTTGATGGCCACCGGAAGGTCCTCACCAGCAATGTTATTGTGCAGGCGGCCCTTGTAGACGCGGCCGAAACCTCCCTCGCCGAGGAAGTTGGCTTGCCGAAAGTTCCCTGCGGCGTCAGCGAGCTCGCGGAAAGAGAAGGCTTTGGCTGCGAGGACGACACTGGTGTTTCTGTTGTTATCATTTGGTGGTgctgctggaggaggaggaggaggaggaggaggcgacgaCGGTAGACGacaatcatcatcgtcgtcgtcgtcgtcgtcgtgtcgGCGGCCTGCCGTGTCGACGACGGAGGAGGCACAACGGATGATTCGTGCGGTGAAGCTGTTGCTCTTGTTCCTCCaagaggtggtggaggaggtcCTCCGGCCTGTGGTGCCATTGCCGCCCTTCCTATGGATCACATCGTTAGGGAAGCGTCGGAGCCAACTTAGCATCTTGTTGCTGAGGGTCAATAATAATGGATGGATTATACCAATGATGATTGCGCGCGCCTTGCCTAGAATGAATTAATACAAGCAAGGGATGAGGGTGATGGGTTCGTGCGTGGGGAATGAACCAATAATAATGGAAGAACAAAggggtgtgtgagagagagagattgcATGGAGGATGTACGTAGTTTGGTAGTCGCTAAATTTGGTCCATCATCTATTAATGGCTTACTGCCAGATAGAACTCATGCTTGCAGATGCCCAAACTAACTATATGACATGTGGTGAGTTTTGGGGATGCTATATTAGGTAGCTAGGGAGAGCAAGCAAAAGTGAGCTGACAAGCAGTTTGCATGGCAAGGGCTTGTACGGTGATCTATATGACAGGTTTAATTTGTAATATGCTTTCATATCATTATAGATAATACAATAGATCAGTCATTGTGTGAGCTGTCAACAAATAATCTAAATAGCAAACCTAATAATGTTTAATGACATGTGCGCATAAATAATAGACGACACTTGTATAATGAAAAAAAAACGAGTTCTATATATAAGAGTTTTCTCATATGTTTTCAGACCATCTGTTAATTACTGGGTGAATATTCATCATAAAAACTAAAGTCAGTCGTAGCACCTTTTGTAGATAGTTCGTCACCCCCACAATATACGTTGACATATAGCAATATAATGTACTTGCCCTAAAAAGTACTGGTGAGTAGCACCCCATCGTTTTATGGAGTTGGTTGGTGTTGTTTTTCTTAGAGTTTGTCTATCTTATTTTCTGGAGTTTCCTGCATAACCTGATAGCATCAGTGACATGAGAACAATCCTGGTATTAACTTATGGAACAACAATCTTTGCATCTTCCTTGTTCCCGGCCCTCCGCCTGCCTGGCATAGTGGCATGGTAGTTCCCTCAGGCATTTCATCAAACAGCCTACCTGCGTCCTCCATATCACCATCACACTCATCCATTCATTCAAAAGTATAACATTTGCATTGGGGGATAAAAAACATGACCATAAGAACTCATTCAAGGCCACATGAAGTGGGTACCGGAGTCATCAGGTAGAAGCAGTCTTCTCAGGAGCATTGGAATTGTTGTGCAACCTGCAATATCAAAGCTCGACAATTATCAGGAGAACACACAACAaagttttttcaaaaaaattgtaaCACAACAAGACTTTGGTTAGGGGCCTCCCTCTGTTGACATTGATATTAGTTCAAAGCATCATCACATGTCATATGCCTAGCTTTTCATGCTTTTCCATGTGCTAATGTTGTTATAATCTTATGTGTGACCCATGCTCATGTGTGATCAATGCAAGTGGACATCAACTAGTCTCTAAAACATCTTAACTATGCTTAGACTAtattttggaacaatgttcatgttggtcatttTGTGTATTTAAGCTTCTAAATGCTAGTTTGACTTTGGTTGACccctaaacctcttttgcttgacTGTTTAAAAAGTCCAACCTAGAGTGATTGCATGTTGGTGCACACTTAAGCAAAGTAGTGGAAACTTTATTAAAGAACAAAAGTTCTTTTATgaattttttatgaaaatatgcAGAATATGGTTAAACATGGCCCACAAGGCAAAATTGCATGTTGTTTGGACACTTAGAAATTTCACTAAGTCCTAAACTACATTGCACTTTCATGTACCTTTGTTTGGagctctatatctctcaaaccAAGCCGAATTAGTTCATGCTCTAATTGATAAAGCTGGAGATCTCACTTCTTTCTCCAAGAATGTCAACTGCCACTTCACCTAGTTTTCAATGATTTGGGAGGAAATTGATGCCCAAAATTGAGTTTCAGTCGGTGTTTGAACTCTGAATCCGGAGGGCGAGCTCATCGACATGGCCGGCCGACACTTGGCCGCGCTTGCCACTTGGTAGTTGTATGCCAGTGTCGGGCCCATTGGTCAAGTCATCATGGGCTGCATGAGCACCATGATGTCACCCTACCCTCACTCTGCCTCCATCCACTCTCTCTCGCTCCCTCCACACCAAAAAGCGGAGAGTGTCGAGCGCCATTGTCGTCGCGGTGCTCCGACGAGCTCGCACGTGCATGCCACCGCATCATCAGCCGTCCCACCACCGCCACAGCTCCACTGTCATCCCCTCTACCTCATCCACCCCTTAGCTAATGAAAAGACACCGAGGGGAGGGCATATTTTGCTCTTCCCGCAACCTCATCGGATTCGGTCCGCCATGATTGATTCCACAGTGAGCTCATTGTTGAGCAGCTCGGTCACGCTCCCTTCCTCCTTCTTTCGCTGGTTAGCTAAGAAGGCGAGCAAGTCATAGTGGAGAGAACTTGGGATCTAGCGCTCTCTTCAGAGCAGTAGACGACGCTCTGCACTGTCGTGCCATCACTGACAAGACCATGCGCACGGGGATGCACTCACTGGAGCCCTCACCCTCTCTGTTTTCTAGCTCTATGTCACCCTCTCATCTCTCTGCGGAGCTCGTACCGAGCTCAGATGCAGCAATGCAGGTTCTCCCCTCGCTAAAGCACCGTCGTGGCCTCACCGTCGTCCACTCTGCTTGCCGCCGTTATGGCTAGGCTCTAGTAGAGGTTGATCTTAGGGCATCATTGGGTGCGGCTCTTCGTGGGGAACACGACGGTGCCCTTAGCACCGTCGGGGACCTCATCACTGATGAGATCTCACCAATCAACCCCTACCCTGTCTTTGCACTAGCTGGAAAGTGGGCCCATTGACCCCACGGGTCCCACACGTCAGCGGCTCATTGGGTTTTAGGGTTAACTTCAAATCTATATTTTTGTGCAAagtgtaaaaatcatatctcctaatCTAGAGCTCCAAATGAGGTGGTTCAGCTTTGTCTGTGTTCATAGTAATGTCTAATTTTTAATAAaattatgaaacatgccatgttctgTAATGAAATATTTAATTATGATTTATTCCTTTTATTCCTTCATAAATATGAGAAATTCATATCTTAATGTGTACTCCTCCAAATGATCTTAAAACTTTATGAGATGCTTTTGAGTCTCTATGGATCCTGTAGTAGAAATACCATGTTTTGCGGCACTATATGAATGAGCTATGAATTTCACTTGAATAATTAGTAGTTTCTTGTGGTAAttttcataattaatctatatCATCAATAAACATGAATTTTGGTGAGCAATGTTAAGATGATATGTTATAGctaagaaaaatatgaaatatgttgtttgacacttttcaaTAAGGTTTcatatttatgcttatatatacatgctattttgt from Sorghum bicolor cultivar BTx623 chromosome 8, Sorghum_bicolor_NCBIv3, whole genome shotgun sequence encodes:
- the LOC8072900 gene encoding probable serine/threonine-protein kinase PBL25: MLSWLRRFPNDVIHRKGGNGTTGRRTSSTTSWRNKSNSFTARIIRCASSVVDTAGRRHDDDDDDDDDCRLPSSPPPPPPPPPAAPPNDNNRNTSVVLAAKAFSFRELADAAGNFRQANFLGEGGFGRVYKGRLHNNIAGEDLPVAIKQLDRNGFQGNNEFMVEVLMLSMLHHPNLVSLVGYCAEGDQRLLVYEYMALGSLEDHLLLLPADADDGSHQRQPLPWRTRMKIALGAAQGLEYLHENTVIYRDLKSSNILLDQDYSPKLSDFGLAKLLPAPRTDYSSSSSRSSSSSSSKVMGTYGYCAPEYLRTGKLSVKSDVYSFGVLLLELITGRRAIDASRPDGEQSLVGWAARIFGDPKRFHELVDPRLVMAMRVPTTSELKQAVGVASMCLQEHYALRPVMTDVVVALSFLATDSPPC